From the genome of Leptodactylus fuscus isolate aLepFus1 chromosome 1, aLepFus1.hap2, whole genome shotgun sequence, one region includes:
- the TMEM271 gene encoding transmembrane protein 271 produces MKWGVRGACAALSSCFLLACALSAAAVGLKCFSLGSELKGEPFRLGTAAGAFYSGLLLSAGLSLLGSALLCCREDASGESKPGSQNFLLLGVLVFMLGVLSAFAGAVIDGDTVSLVERKYSHFCLQQPTPGASSTTKCQKLKDYQRGLVISTIFNSLECLLGLINLLLVKNYKSSQQRRRRRRRCGGRRYQRQNRGSIFSNEEHDFSPGDFPFQTVSYINVGVFHLFDEAGVEVHCGGHPSLELPGYSPMDPDLNPSYPYCYPLPNEQPPPYDEIYPATEMCSSSTTTT; encoded by the coding sequence ATGAAGTGGGGTGTCCGGGGAGCCTGCGCTGCGCTGTCCAGCTGCTTCTTGCTTGCCTGCGCCCTGAGTGCGGCCGCCGTGGGCCTCAAGTGCTTCTCTCTAGGATCTGAGCTAAAGGGTGAGCCATTCCGCCTTGGTACAGCCGCCGGCGCCTTTTACTCCGGGTTACTGCTGTCAGCTGGCCTTTCTCTTTTGGGTTCTGCCTTGCTTTGTTGCCGAGAGGATGCATCAGGGGAGAGTAAACCTGGCAGCCAGAACTTCCTCCTCCTCGGCGTGCTGGTTTTCATGTTGGGAGTGTTGAGCGCCTTTGCTGGGGCAGTGATAGATGGGGATACTGTGTCACTTGTGGAGCGGAAGTACTCACACTTTTGCCTGCAACAACCAACACCTGGGGCAAGCAGTACCACTAAGTGCCAGAAGCTAAAGGATTACCAGCGAGGTTTGGTCATTTCCACCATTTTTAACTCTCTGGAATGTCTGCTGGGGCTCATCAACTTGTTGCTAGTAAAAAACTACAAATCCTCCCAGCAGCGCCGCAGGAGACGAAGGAGATGTGGGGGAAGGCGCTACCAGAGGCAGAACAGGGGCTCCATTTTCTCTAATGAAGAGCATGACTTCTCCCCTGGGGATTTCCCTTTCCAGACTGTATCCTACATCAATGTTGGGGTGTTCCACTTATTTGATGAAGCAGGGGTGGAGGTACATTGTGGTGGCCACCCCTCTCTAGAGCTGCCTGGGTACTCCCCAATGGACCCTGATTTAAATCCATCATACCCTTACTGTTACCCCCTACCTAATGAGCAACCCCCTCCATATGATGAAATTTACCCTGCTACTGAAATGTGCAGCAGCAGCACAACCACCACATAG